A genomic window from Caldicellulosiruptor kronotskyensis 2002 includes:
- a CDS encoding DUF402 domain-containing protein, with protein MKLIRKRFYPEEEIDISSDQIVYFDGQILVTKWLPIKKREDIKWGASCIYFDKGIKISKVYGHDDRLIYTYCDIINTRKDEEKIVTEDLLVDVVVYPDGSYRIMDIDELVMLRKENKISEEIVLDALQKLNFLLNDIYNGFELDKVEEYLKKKE; from the coding sequence TTGAAACTTATAAGAAAAAGATTTTACCCAGAAGAAGAGATAGATATCTCATCTGATCAAATAGTGTACTTCGACGGACAAATATTAGTTACTAAGTGGTTACCAATCAAAAAAAGAGAGGATATCAAATGGGGAGCTTCTTGCATATACTTTGACAAGGGAATAAAGATTAGCAAGGTCTATGGCCATGATGATAGACTAATTTATACCTATTGTGATATCATTAATACACGAAAAGATGAAGAAAAGATTGTCACAGAAGACTTGCTTGTTGATGTTGTGGTGTATCCTGACGGCAGCTACAGAATAATGGACATAGATGAGCTTGTAATGCTGAGAAAGGAAAACAAAATTTCAGAAGAAATTGTTTTAGATGCGCTGCAAAAGCTCAATTTTCTTTTAAACGACATTTATAATGGCTTTGAACTGGACAAGGTAGAAGAGTATCTTAAGAAAAAGGAGTGA
- the mltG gene encoding endolytic transglycosylase MltG, which yields MRLWQKSFKYYLVVLLFLVLMVSLIYVFFKPQKEKVIEAMVEIPQNTSTKDVAMILKKNGIIENPYFFMFYVKLNNYKIAAGKYKLSSDMTYRELCKALEKGFVPKVAIKFTIPEGFTVQQIAKKLQSLGLVDENKFLETVNSYDFNFKYKYSSKEVKYKLEGFLFPDTYEVYPGASEKDIIKMMLNRFLEVYENIKIKKITNLDDIQTVILASIVEKEAKKDDERGIIAGVFLNRLQRGIKLESCATVEYVLPVHKEVLSLQDVRIESPYNTYIKKGLPPSAICSPGRKSLLAALTPAKTDYLFFVAKKDGTHIFSKTFEDHLRAQKQIEEGKK from the coding sequence ATGAGATTATGGCAAAAAAGTTTTAAATATTATTTGGTTGTATTACTCTTCTTAGTCTTAATGGTTTCACTTATTTATGTATTCTTCAAACCTCAAAAAGAAAAAGTAATCGAAGCTATGGTTGAGATTCCACAAAATACATCCACAAAAGATGTTGCTATGATTTTAAAGAAAAATGGAATTATTGAAAACCCATACTTTTTTATGTTTTACGTCAAACTCAACAACTACAAAATAGCAGCAGGAAAATACAAACTTTCATCTGATATGACATATAGAGAGCTTTGCAAAGCTCTTGAAAAAGGTTTTGTTCCAAAAGTTGCTATTAAGTTTACTATTCCAGAAGGATTTACGGTCCAGCAAATTGCCAAAAAACTTCAAAGTCTTGGACTTGTAGATGAAAACAAGTTTTTGGAAACTGTTAATAGTTACGACTTTAATTTTAAGTATAAATACAGTTCGAAAGAAGTAAAGTATAAGCTTGAAGGGTTTTTGTTCCCAGATACATATGAAGTATATCCCGGCGCTTCTGAAAAAGATATTATAAAAATGATGCTAAATAGATTTTTAGAAGTATATGAAAACATAAAAATTAAAAAGATAACAAATTTAGATGACATTCAAACAGTTATACTTGCTTCAATTGTTGAAAAAGAGGCAAAAAAAGATGACGAAAGAGGAATTATTGCCGGTGTGTTTTTAAACAGATTACAAAGAGGTATAAAACTTGAAAGCTGTGCAACAGTAGAATATGTGTTGCCTGTTCACAAAGAGGTTCTTTCTTTGCAGGATGTTAGAATAGAATCTCCATACAATACATACATAAAAAAAGGACTGCCACCTTCTGCTATCTGCAGCCCTGGTAGAAAAAGCCTTCTTGCAGCTTTAACTCCTGCAAAAACAGATTATCTATTTTTTGTTGCAAAAAAGGATGGAACTCATATATTTTCAAAGACATTTGAAGACCATTTGAGGGCTCAAAAACAAATAGAAGAAGGGAAAAAATAA
- a CDS encoding glycerophosphodiester phosphodiesterase, translating to MQIFAHRGASAYFPENTLVAFEKAKEMGATGIETDVQVTKDGVLVLIHDEKVDRTTDGVGYVKDLTFAEIQKFNAGYYMKYSSCKIPTVEEALELAKNQNLVINFELKESCLAFLNTEEKLINTIHKYDMKENVIISSFHLSSLIRCRSIDPQIKLAYLTTKVLKLGSLKSLGIEIVHPNYFITTRKFVSHLKQQNFRINVFTVNKKKYVERLLKLGVDGLITDVPDIVIETIKNFKGYT from the coding sequence ATGCAGATATTTGCTCATCGAGGAGCAAGCGCATATTTCCCCGAAAATACTCTCGTTGCTTTTGAAAAGGCAAAGGAAATGGGAGCAACAGGAATTGAAACAGACGTCCAAGTAACGAAAGATGGTGTACTTGTTCTAATTCATGACGAAAAAGTCGATAGAACAACTGATGGAGTTGGATATGTAAAAGATCTTACGTTTGCTGAAATTCAAAAATTTAATGCAGGATACTATATGAAATACTCTTCATGTAAAATTCCAACAGTGGAAGAAGCTTTAGAATTAGCTAAAAATCAAAATCTTGTTATTAATTTTGAGTTAAAAGAATCTTGCTTAGCTTTTTTAAATACAGAAGAAAAACTTATAAACACTATACATAAATATGATATGAAGGAAAATGTCATTATTTCAAGCTTTCACTTATCATCTCTTATAAGGTGCAGGAGCATTGACCCCCAAATCAAACTCGCATATTTGACAACAAAAGTTTTAAAGCTTGGTTCTCTTAAATCACTCGGCATCGAAATTGTACATCCAAATTATTTTATTACCACTCGGAAATTTGTCTCACATCTTAAACAACAAAACTTTAGAATCAATGTATTTACAGTTAATAAAAAGAAATATGTTGAAAGATTGCTGAAATTAGGTGTTGATGGGCTTATAACAGATGTACCAGATATTGTTATAGAGACTATAAAAAACTTTAAAGGATATACATAA
- a CDS encoding carbohydrate ABC transporter permease: MEYAYEKELVGIKVKKRRKRSMKEIWEFVLLVSPTFILLTSFVFLPFLKTLYTSFCITDFNANVKKFVGFANYINLLTSPDFLNSLLVTSKYVVVNTMFSIVGGLVLALSVDNNKYFKKFFKIFFTLPISLSSAAAAIVWGILFNPTVSIINYVLESFCFSKIEWLTDPKVALYSIVLINAWQNIPFNFLFLLAGLQNIPQELYEVAEIDGANFAKKLTKIVLPLLTPSLFFTLVINVIDSFQQFTVVHILTRGGPVNSTKFLVYLIYQDAFFNFKFAQACAESIILFVLLLLLTIIQFKVLEKKVFYQ; encoded by the coding sequence ATGGAATATGCATATGAGAAAGAGTTGGTAGGGATTAAAGTAAAAAAGCGAAGGAAAAGATCCATGAAAGAAATTTGGGAATTTGTTCTCTTAGTATCTCCTACTTTTATTTTATTGACGAGTTTTGTATTTTTACCATTTTTAAAAACGTTGTACACAAGTTTTTGTATTACTGACTTTAATGCTAATGTAAAGAAGTTTGTAGGATTTGCAAACTATATTAATTTACTTACCTCTCCGGATTTTTTAAATAGTCTTTTAGTTACATCAAAGTATGTTGTAGTTAATACAATGTTCTCTATTGTTGGAGGTTTAGTATTAGCATTAAGCGTTGATAACAACAAATATTTCAAGAAGTTTTTTAAAATCTTCTTCACGTTACCTATTTCTCTTTCATCAGCTGCAGCTGCTATTGTGTGGGGAATTTTATTTAATCCCACTGTAAGCATTATTAACTATGTGTTAGAATCATTTTGCTTTTCCAAAATTGAGTGGTTGACAGACCCCAAAGTAGCTCTATACTCTATAGTATTAATAAATGCATGGCAGAACATTCCCTTTAATTTTCTGTTTTTACTTGCAGGACTTCAGAATATTCCTCAAGAGTTATATGAGGTTGCAGAAATTGATGGAGCAAATTTTGCGAAAAAGTTAACAAAAATTGTTTTACCCCTCCTTACACCATCGCTGTTTTTTACTCTTGTTATAAATGTAATAGACTCATTTCAGCAATTTACGGTAGTTCATATATTAACAAGAGGCGGTCCAGTAAATTCGACAAAATTTTTAGTGTATCTAATATATCAAGATGCCTTTTTCAATTTTAAATTTGCTCAAGCATGTGCTGAATCTATTATATTGTTTGTGTTGTTACTATTGCTTACCATTATTCAGTTTAAAGTACTGGAAAAGAAGGTGTTTTACCAATGA
- the sigK gene encoding RNA polymerase sporulation sigma factor SigK, producing the protein MFYIENQSSFPQPMSPEEEEMYLNKMWEGCKEARNILIEKNLRLVAHIAKKYTFSFPNLTDDIISVGTIGLIKAIETYSSAKCTKLSTYAAKCIENEILMYLRQNKKFLSQLSLENPIGSDKDGNEITLMDVLQNDQNDIDEQVDLKIQIKNLLKKLDKILKGREKKIIELRYGLKNGIERTQMEVANLLGISRSYVSRIEKKALQKLYGELQKLSDGI; encoded by the coding sequence ATGTTTTACATCGAAAATCAAAGCTCATTCCCCCAACCGATGTCTCCTGAAGAAGAAGAAATGTATCTGAACAAGATGTGGGAAGGCTGCAAAGAAGCGCGAAATATTCTCATCGAAAAAAATCTGCGTCTTGTTGCGCATATAGCAAAAAAATACACATTTTCATTCCCAAATTTAACAGATGATATCATTTCTGTTGGAACAATTGGCCTTATAAAAGCAATTGAGACTTATTCTTCAGCTAAGTGCACAAAGCTTTCTACATATGCAGCAAAATGTATCGAGAACGAGATACTGATGTATCTTAGGCAGAACAAAAAATTTTTGTCTCAGCTTTCACTTGAAAATCCAATTGGTAGTGACAAAGACGGAAATGAGATAACGCTCATGGACGTTTTGCAAAACGACCAAAACGATATAGACGAGCAGGTTGATTTAAAAATCCAGATAAAAAATCTTTTGAAAAAGCTTGACAAAATTTTAAAAGGTCGCGAAAAAAAGATCATTGAGCTCAGATACGGGCTTAAAAATGGCATAGAAAGAACACAGATGGAGGTTGCAAACTTGCTTGGTATTTCCCGCTCATACGTTTCACGAATAGAAAAAAAAGCACTTCAAAAGCTCTATGGGGAACTTCAAAAGTTAAGTGATGGTATATAA
- the typA gene encoding translational GTPase TypA: MLTQRDDIRNVAIIAHVDHGKTTLVDSMLKQSGVFRENQVVEERVLDSNQLEREKGITIMAKNTAIMYKGIKINIIDTPGHADFGSEVERSLVMADGVLLVVDAYEGPMPQTKFVLRKALQLKLKPVVVINKIDRPFARPYEVLDKVLDLFIELGADEDQLDFPYVFASAKEGIAKFDLEDENHNLEPLFEVIINNIPAPTGEIDAPFQMIVTSIDYDNYLGRIAIGKVVRGSVKLNQQVAVCTSQDGVLQKTRVTKLYQFEGLKRVECSEAKLGDIIAIAGIEGINIGQTVADAENPEALEFIKIDEPTISMIFSTNDSPFAGKEGEYVTSRHLRERLFKELERNVGLKVEETDSPDSFKVSGRGELHLAILIETMRREGYEFQVSKPQVITKIVNGELYEPYEYLIIDVPEEFMGTVMEKLGPRRAQLQNITILNDGFMRLEFIIPARGLIGFRSEFLTDTKGNGIMNHVFYDYMPHAGDIPERNRGALIAFETGEAVTYGLYNAQERGRLFVGPGTQVYEGMIVGESSRPEDIVVNVCKKKHLTNMRSATADEALRLTPPLQLSLEECIEFLAEDELLEVTPKSLRLRKKILDHEMRKKMEARAKKEEKEPVY, encoded by the coding sequence ATGCTAACCCAAAGAGACGACATCAGAAACGTTGCTATAATTGCCCATGTTGACCATGGCAAAACAACTCTTGTAGATAGTATGCTGAAACAAAGTGGTGTATTTAGAGAAAATCAAGTGGTTGAAGAAAGAGTTTTAGATTCAAATCAGCTTGAAAGAGAAAAAGGAATTACCATAATGGCAAAAAACACAGCCATTATGTACAAGGGAATAAAAATAAATATAATAGACACACCGGGGCATGCGGATTTTGGAAGTGAAGTTGAAAGGTCGCTTGTTATGGCAGATGGTGTGCTTCTGGTTGTAGATGCCTATGAAGGTCCAATGCCCCAGACAAAGTTTGTTTTAAGGAAAGCTTTACAACTTAAACTCAAGCCAGTTGTAGTTATAAATAAAATTGACAGGCCTTTTGCAAGGCCTTATGAAGTTTTGGATAAGGTTCTGGACCTGTTTATTGAACTTGGAGCAGATGAAGACCAGCTTGACTTTCCATACGTTTTTGCATCAGCAAAAGAAGGCATTGCAAAGTTTGATTTAGAAGATGAAAATCACAATTTAGAGCCACTTTTTGAGGTGATTATAAACAATATTCCAGCACCAACAGGTGAAATTGATGCACCTTTCCAGATGATTGTGACTTCAATTGACTATGACAATTACCTTGGAAGAATTGCCATTGGAAAGGTTGTAAGAGGAAGTGTAAAACTCAATCAGCAGGTTGCTGTTTGCACAAGTCAAGATGGAGTTTTGCAAAAGACGAGGGTTACAAAACTGTATCAGTTTGAAGGTTTAAAAAGGGTAGAATGTAGCGAGGCAAAGCTTGGTGATATCATTGCAATTGCAGGAATTGAAGGAATAAACATTGGTCAGACTGTGGCAGATGCAGAAAATCCAGAGGCTTTGGAGTTTATAAAGATTGATGAGCCAACAATCTCCATGATATTTTCAACAAACGACTCACCTTTTGCAGGAAAAGAAGGTGAGTATGTAACATCAAGGCACTTACGAGAGCGCCTTTTCAAAGAACTTGAAAGAAACGTGGGTTTGAAAGTTGAGGAGACCGATTCACCCGATTCATTTAAGGTGTCAGGAAGAGGGGAGCTTCACCTTGCAATCTTAATTGAGACTATGAGAAGAGAGGGCTATGAGTTTCAGGTTTCAAAGCCGCAGGTTATAACAAAGATTGTAAATGGTGAGCTTTATGAGCCGTATGAATATTTGATAATTGATGTTCCTGAAGAATTTATGGGCACTGTCATGGAAAAATTGGGTCCGCGAAGGGCACAGCTTCAAAATATAACTATCTTAAACGATGGATTTATGCGTCTTGAGTTTATAATACCTGCAAGAGGACTTATAGGTTTTAGGTCTGAGTTTTTGACAGATACTAAAGGTAATGGCATTATGAACCATGTGTTTTATGACTATATGCCACATGCTGGCGACATTCCTGAAAGAAACAGAGGAGCACTCATAGCATTCGAAACTGGTGAAGCTGTGACATATGGTCTTTACAATGCCCAGGAGAGAGGTCGACTTTTCGTTGGACCTGGAACTCAGGTATATGAAGGTATGATTGTTGGTGAAAGTTCGCGCCCAGAAGATATTGTTGTGAATGTTTGCAAGAAAAAACACCTAACAAATATGCGTTCAGCAACGGCTGATGAAGCTTTGCGTTTAACTCCACCTCTGCAGCTTTCGCTTGAGGAATGTATAGAATTTCTGGCAGAGGATGAGCTTTTGGAAGTGACACCAAAGAGCTTAAGACTTAGGAAAAAGATTTTAGATCATGAGATGAGAAAGAAGATGGAGGCAAGAGCTAAAAAAGAAGAAAAGGAGCCTGTTTATTGA
- a CDS encoding O-methyltransferase, which produces MDISQDILNQFIRSKLTNLDPRLSKIEKEAQKRNIPIVSREVSRLLTILSMLKKPKRIMEIGTAVGFSALSMHLGWPEAKIITIEIDFDMVMEAKKNIKEFGAQDKIVVIGGEAEEVLEAIEGEFDMIFFDAAKAQYIDYFNLAKEKMARNCLLVCDNVLFKGMVVGRRYLKRRMITIAKRMNKFIKMIEDDPDFVMTLLPISDGVLIAVRK; this is translated from the coding sequence ATGGATATATCACAGGACATTTTAAACCAGTTCATAAGAAGTAAGCTTACAAATTTGGACCCAAGACTTTCTAAGATTGAAAAGGAGGCTCAAAAGAGAAATATACCAATAGTTTCAAGAGAGGTATCGAGGCTTTTAACAATACTTTCAATGCTGAAAAAACCAAAGAGAATAATGGAGATTGGCACTGCAGTAGGGTTTTCAGCGCTATCCATGCACCTTGGCTGGCCTGAAGCAAAGATTATTACAATAGAGATAGACTTTGACATGGTAATGGAGGCTAAGAAAAATATAAAAGAGTTTGGTGCACAGGACAAAATAGTTGTTATTGGTGGTGAGGCAGAAGAGGTTTTAGAGGCAATTGAAGGTGAGTTTGACATGATATTTTTTGATGCTGCAAAAGCTCAGTATATTGATTATTTCAACCTTGCTAAAGAGAAAATGGCAAGAAATTGCCTCCTTGTATGTGACAACGTGCTTTTTAAGGGAATGGTTGTGGGAAGAAGATATCTTAAAAGAAGGATGATAACAATTGCAAAGAGAATGAACAAGTTCATAAAAATGATAGAAGATGACCCTGACTTTGTAATGACACTTCTTCCCATCAGCGATGGAGTGCTGATAGCCGTAAGGAAGTAG
- a CDS encoding ABC transporter substrate-binding protein, with product MSRNKKLKTCFFAVMSIFMIVNLLVFYFKPAYSKSSSPVQIIFWHSMGSNLGKTLQHLVDEYNLKKKNVKVVAQYQGSYDDMITKLKTSQAAKRGPDIVQVYEIGTRFMLDSGWVVPMQKFVDADRFNLKQIEPNLLAYYTVENTLWSMPFNSSTPILYYNKTAFREVNLDPNKPPKTFNDVETYGMKLLKKDEKGKVIRYGLSMAIYGWYFEQLLAKQGALYVNNGNGREKRATKVVFNSEAGKNILRWWKRLIDKGVAGNFGRNYDDTINAFISGKTCMIVASTASLKTILDGAGKKFEVGTGFIPALNNTKNGGVIIGGASLWILKNREDLYQKSAWDFVKFLVSTTSQLYWHRNTGYFPINRGVYSLKEMNEHLKKFPQFKTAIDQLHATPINYATRGALIGVFPEARQIIEESIEKVIVKNYSIDKALKEAEAKINKAIKDYNQIFGY from the coding sequence ATGAGTCGGAATAAAAAGCTTAAAACTTGTTTTTTTGCTGTGATGTCTATATTCATGATAGTAAATTTGCTGGTATTTTATTTTAAACCTGCGTATTCTAAATCATCATCCCCCGTCCAAATAATATTTTGGCATTCGATGGGAAGCAATTTAGGCAAAACGCTTCAACATTTAGTGGATGAATATAACTTAAAGAAAAAAAATGTGAAAGTTGTAGCCCAATATCAAGGTTCCTATGATGACATGATTACAAAATTGAAAACATCCCAGGCTGCAAAAAGAGGTCCTGATATTGTTCAGGTTTATGAGATTGGAACACGATTTATGTTAGATAGTGGGTGGGTCGTTCCAATGCAAAAATTTGTAGACGCAGATAGGTTTAATCTAAAACAAATTGAACCCAATCTTTTGGCATATTATACAGTAGAAAATACGTTGTGGTCAATGCCGTTTAACTCTTCAACTCCTATCCTTTATTACAATAAAACAGCTTTTAGAGAAGTAAACCTTGATCCTAACAAACCTCCGAAAACTTTTAATGATGTCGAAACATATGGGATGAAACTTCTAAAAAAAGATGAAAAAGGCAAAGTAATACGGTATGGCCTTTCAATGGCTATTTATGGTTGGTATTTTGAACAGTTGTTAGCAAAGCAAGGAGCTTTATATGTGAACAATGGGAATGGAAGAGAAAAGAGGGCAACAAAGGTAGTATTTAATAGTGAAGCAGGAAAAAATATTTTAAGATGGTGGAAAAGGCTAATTGATAAAGGAGTAGCAGGAAATTTTGGGCGCAACTATGATGACACTATCAATGCTTTTATCTCAGGTAAGACATGTATGATAGTTGCTTCTACTGCTTCATTAAAAACTATATTAGACGGGGCAGGAAAGAAATTTGAAGTAGGGACAGGCTTTATTCCAGCTTTAAATAATACTAAAAATGGTGGAGTAATAATAGGTGGTGCTTCACTATGGATTTTGAAAAATCGGGAAGATCTATATCAAAAATCAGCGTGGGATTTTGTAAAATTTTTAGTATCAACAACATCTCAGTTATATTGGCATCGAAATACTGGATATTTCCCAATAAATAGAGGAGTCTATTCGTTAAAAGAAATGAATGAACATTTGAAGAAATTTCCTCAGTTCAAAACTGCGATCGACCAACTACATGCGACTCCTATAAATTATGCAACTCGTGGTGCTTTGATCGGTGTGTTTCCAGAAGCGCGCCAGATTATTGAAGAGAGTATAGAAAAAGTAATCGTAAAAAACTATTCTATTGATAAAGCGTTAAAAGAAGCAGAAGCAAAGATAAATAAAGCTATAAAGGATTATAACCAAATTTTTGGATATTAA
- a CDS encoding carbohydrate ABC transporter permease produces the protein MKRKMKVKDIQLLATNVFITGLICFPIVYIFYMSIQPAANILSYPPRFSSKSITLENYKSVFVLTPLVRFIINSLLVSVASTFLQVALACTCAFALSFYKYKIKDFLFLVILSTVMIPAQTIFIGNYLIIRQMGLLNTYAALILPNSVSAFGIFFIRQYFKTIPFEFYEAAKVEGCSNFDYLFKILVPLSKPAIGSFMIYSFVSVWNQYMWPLLVTDKDEIRTVQIGISMLQAAEQQNIGLIAAGVIVVILPTLLIFIIGHDQLIKGLTAGALKS, from the coding sequence ATGAAAAGAAAAATGAAGGTAAAGGATATACAACTTTTGGCAACAAATGTCTTTATAACAGGTCTTATTTGTTTTCCTATAGTGTATATTTTTTACATGAGTATTCAACCGGCGGCTAATATACTTTCTTATCCTCCTCGGTTCTCTTCTAAGAGTATTACTTTAGAGAACTACAAATCAGTATTCGTTCTAACTCCTTTGGTGAGGTTCATTATTAACAGTTTGTTAGTATCTGTTGCATCTACATTTTTACAAGTAGCATTGGCGTGTACATGTGCTTTTGCACTTTCATTTTACAAATATAAGATAAAAGATTTTCTTTTTCTTGTGATTTTATCTACCGTAATGATACCTGCTCAGACAATTTTTATTGGTAATTATTTGATAATTCGCCAAATGGGACTTTTAAATACCTATGCTGCCTTAATTCTTCCCAACAGTGTTTCAGCTTTTGGAATATTTTTTATAAGACAGTATTTTAAGACCATACCATTTGAATTTTATGAAGCTGCTAAAGTAGAAGGATGCTCCAATTTTGATTATCTTTTTAAAATCTTAGTACCCCTTTCAAAGCCGGCAATAGGATCATTTATGATATATTCATTCGTAAGTGTTTGGAATCAATATATGTGGCCGCTTTTAGTAACTGACAAGGATGAAATAAGAACTGTACAAATAGGAATAAGTATGCTGCAAGCGGCAGAACAACAGAACATAGGTTTAATTGCAGCTGGAGTGATAGTAGTAATACTACCAACTTTACTAATTTTTATCATTGGGCATGATCAACTTATCAAAGGACTGACAGCAGGTGCTTTAAAGAGTTAA
- a CDS encoding peptidase U32 family protein, whose protein sequence is MMKIKKPELVAPAGDLEKLKTAILYGADSVYIGGREFGLRKYAGNFDFDEMKEGIDFAHKHGKKVYLTANIFARNEDIKKIDEFFDIIKSFEFDGIIVSDPGIFMKAKKLGIPIHISTQANTTNYESARFWHQLGAKRIVLARELSLDEIREIRENVPDTLELEAFVHGAVCISYSGRCFLSAYMTYRDANRGECAHPCRYKYYVMEEKRPGQYFEVFEDVDGTYIFNSKDLCMVEFIDKLAFAGIDAFKIEGRMKSSFYVATVVSVYRKAIDKFMKDPEHFEPEPQWLEEIAKCSHRSYTTNFYFGKPGANDYRFESSKYVREYEFVGIVKEVLSNGWAVVEQRNRFFKGDTVEVMLPNGKYFIQKLNEIYDLENNPLDVVPHAQQLTKIKFDRPVVEFAMLRKKIES, encoded by the coding sequence ATGATGAAGATAAAAAAGCCTGAGCTTGTTGCACCTGCGGGCGATTTGGAAAAGCTCAAAACTGCAATTTTGTACGGGGCAGACAGTGTATATATTGGCGGCAGGGAATTTGGACTTAGAAAATATGCGGGCAATTTTGATTTTGATGAGATGAAAGAAGGCATTGATTTTGCACACAAACATGGCAAAAAGGTGTATCTTACAGCTAACATATTTGCAAGGAATGAAGATATTAAGAAAATAGATGAATTTTTTGACATTATAAAAAGCTTTGAATTTGACGGAATAATTGTGTCCGACCCAGGGATATTCATGAAAGCTAAAAAGCTTGGGATACCAATTCATATAAGTACTCAGGCAAATACAACAAACTATGAATCTGCTCGTTTTTGGCATCAGCTTGGAGCAAAGAGGATTGTACTTGCAAGGGAGTTGTCTTTGGATGAAATCAGAGAAATAAGAGAAAATGTTCCAGATACACTTGAGCTTGAGGCTTTTGTTCATGGAGCGGTCTGCATTTCATATTCAGGCAGGTGTTTTCTAAGTGCGTATATGACATACAGAGACGCAAACAGAGGGGAGTGTGCTCATCCGTGCAGGTATAAATATTATGTCATGGAAGAAAAAAGACCAGGCCAGTATTTTGAGGTGTTTGAAGACGTTGATGGCACGTATATTTTTAACTCAAAAGACCTTTGCATGGTAGAATTCATTGACAAGCTTGCTTTTGCGGGTATTGATGCTTTCAAGATTGAAGGAAGGATGAAAAGTAGTTTCTATGTTGCAACAGTTGTAAGTGTATACAGAAAAGCAATTGACAAGTTTATGAAAGACCCTGAACATTTTGAACCGGAACCTCAGTGGCTTGAAGAGATTGCAAAGTGCTCTCACAGAAGTTACACAACAAACTTTTATTTTGGAAAACCAGGAGCAAATGATTATAGGTTTGAGTCAAGCAAATATGTCAGGGAATATGAATTTGTTGGAATTGTCAAGGAGGTTTTGAGTAACGGCTGGGCTGTGGTCGAGCAGAGAAACAGATTTTTCAAAGGAGATACTGTTGAGGTTATGCTTCCAAACGGAAAATATTTTATACAAAAACTTAATGAAATATACGACTTAGAAAACAATCCTTTAGATGTTGTTCCTCATGCCCAGCAACTTACAAAAATAAAATTTGATAGACCTGTTGTAGAGTTTGCAATGCTGAGAAAGAAAATAGAAAGTTAA